A segment of the Nilaparvata lugens isolate BPH chromosome X, ASM1435652v1, whole genome shotgun sequence genome:
ATCATGAActatagaccaatcagtatATTGTCTGTCTTTGCTAAGGTTTATGAGAGGGCTCTTTATGATGAGATTCTATGGTATTCACGACCAATACTGTCTGAAAATCAGCATGGTTTTCTTCCTGAAAGATCTGTTGTGACAAATTTATTAGAGTTTACAGTGTCTGCCTCCAATGTACTTGATGCCGGTGGAGAAATGGATGTGATCTATACTGATTTTAGTGAAGCCTTTGACCATGTGAATCATTGTATATTGTTGAAGAGGCTGTCACAGCTGGGCTTTAGTAGTGCTTTGGTTGATTTATTCAGAAGTTAcctgtttcaaagaaaaaaatttgtaaCTGTTCAAGGAAGGGTCTCTCATGCTTATTTCAGTACGTCTGGTGTCCCCAGGGTAGCAATCTGGGGCCCCTCTTGTTCTTGCTATTAATAAATGAGTTACCACTTCAGATACCCAACTCCAAGTGCTTGATATTCACTGACAATATGAAGATCTACAAAGAGGTGAGAGGATTGGATGATTGCTATTCCTTGCAGGCTGAAGTTGATAGAGTTGCATTGTGGTGCCATATGAATAAGCTTGATATCaatgtaaaaaaatgtaaatgtatGACTTTCTCCAGAAAGGTTAATCCAGTTCGTTATCCCTACTCAATCAATGGTGTGTGCTTGGAGAGGGTAGCATTGTGTAAGGATCTTGGTATTGTATTCAGTTGTACATTGTCCTTTTCAGCACATGTTGATCACATCATTGGCAGAGCGAACAAGCTATTGGGCTTTGTTCTGAGATACTCTACCGGCTTCAATAATGTTGAGACTGTTGTAACTGTATCAGTCGCTGGTCAGAAGTGTCCTAGAGTATGGATCCATTGTCTGGAGTCCCTCTACTCATCAGGATACATTAAGAGTCGATACCCATATACCCATAGAGTCGATTTtacccatagtaaaataatcccttatttgaggtgtgtgactaagttgtaaatcgtcaaatataactagagaATATTGTGGTATTTTGTTTAGGTGTGCAATGTTATCAGGGATATGAttcacatgaaattcaatacctttcatttatgaaaagacttttcttaaaaacaagtactcatcttgatattgacttttagtatttaaataaatatgtttaaatctcaatccatttctggaaaaaatcaagttgaacaataaatttgttCTACCACATGCACATGGACCCATGATGAGAATTCTAGCATTATGAGGGATCAATGCACCATTCGTACACCATGCAGGCTTGTCCTCTTGTGTGATAATCTTACCGAAATTTACAATGATAAGTTTGCTCATGTTGAGAGAGTGAAATATACAAACAGAACAAACTATTTGTATTCATGTGTCTTGTTAGTAGTGTAGATTTGAGAGTTCATCACAAGACCAATAGGAGAAGAGGGCGTGGCCTGAAACCCCGCCCCATTCCCCCCTTCAACCCCCAAGCCCTAGTGTCGGTCATTTTGGCCACACCCCCAAACAATAGGAAGCGAGGGGGCCTGGCCAAAATGGCGGATTAACCCCCACAACACCCCCCTCCACCCACCAGTCCTAGTGTTGGCCATTCTGCCCCCCACCAAAGCCCctcccccaaccaataggaagcaagggagTGTGTCCAAAATGGCGGATTTCCCCGTGTTGTCCCCCACCATGTGCAAAATGGTGGGCCCCCTGCCCATGAGTCAGGCATCCCACCAATGGGAAGGCACCCCCACCAATGGACCCCCCAcccccaccaataggaaggcacaCACTGCCATTTTGTTCCCCTTCTTTAATGACCAGCAGGTGCACCTGTCAcgccccaccaataggaaggcttgttccccttctttgttgagCAGCAGCAGGTGCACCTGTCAtgccccaccaataggaaggcttgtcccccttctttgttgaccagCAATGTGCTATCCCCATTTTGGAAAACATCAATTGAATTTCTATAATAGGTTgtatatattgataatttattctacatactactatatttattctttacaaagtgttgatcaacattaggcctattgcacaaattaaaataggttttttttttatttattttattttattttatttatttatttttctccatatattcttttttcttctaaaAGAACAAAAGGTGATTTACCTTCACGCTGTATACacttcagatagagtttttgtttgttgaaatcaTCAAGTGTTTGCACATTCAAAACACTTAGAAATTTCTCAGGTAAGTAAACTTCACAATAATAGTCACCATTGCTGTCAAGATCGTATAACCTCATGATGATACGTTGTCCTTGTTGTGTTCTCACCAATCTAGCGTGTACAACACGGTACCATGAATCATGCACAAGTTCATTGAGTGAGACTGTCGGATATtccatttttgaaatataattgaaagattTCATACTGAAATGTCGATCATTTCCACTGTTACTCCATTACTCTGCTGTTGATAATCCATGATTCTCGTTGCGCGCGCGTGTGACTGAACTAAGCTGTTGTCGGTTGAAGACTGAGCGTTCAGCCAACAGCTGCCACTTCGCCTGCTGCTCACCCCTTCCATGTTCACCACTCCACCTGCTACTCATTTACACATTCCTTCCTCTACGCTCTCACTTCCTACTAGCtccccttcttctttttccacaCTTCCAGTTTCATGTAACGATAACAATAttccttcttcaatttttatcagtttgtCTACACTCAATCTAAATGGTCTATAATAAGCTAAATAATCACTGATATCACTAACATTcaccaaatttaaaaatattgatttcaattgtCTAGCAATACTTTTACTATTTCCCTCTTCAGCAGAATGTATTGCTTTTTCACACATTTCATACCATTCAATATACTCTTGTAGTTCTATTTCCAAGCATACTGGTGCATAAGACCAAGTTTGAGGATTCATTATactctgctgctgctgcttcacATCTAAATGGGCAGTACaagaacagtgaaatttagTTGTTTCTGCCGTCCCCCTCCACCCTCGCTACAGGCTAGACTGCATACTCTTGCTCTatgcaaattcaaatcaaatccacaataaacacatAGAATGTTTTTTCCATCAAAATAGAATCCTTGTCGTGCATACTTGTGTCTTCGCTGTTTTGTGTATAAATTACAATGCttcatactttccattctattattttcacatGTATAATCAGAATTTTGCAAATTgtttgctgctgctgctgcactATTCTCATTTCTCTCTGTTCGCTTTTGCTTCTTACTCAACAAGATTATcaaataatcttcttcttcttcttcttcttctttatccatGTCGCATTGTATACCAATTTCTCAAAACTCTGTCgaattgctgctgctgctgctgctgctcccTTCTCCATCCATCTTCTGTTGCCCATTGCCAGCACACATTCTTTGtacaaatgcatcaaattttgcttttgGCAATAATGATGGTGATGGCGGTTGAGGAATATCTAAGCTACTCATCGCAACTGATGTAATTACTGTTCAAACACGCACTTAAATATaccccccctcctcctcctctgttCATAAAACACACACTCTTGCGTCAAATTACTGAACTTTGTGAACTAATGCGCTTAATGGTTTATATTCCACTAATGTGTCacttattaaaatacaatatgcaGTTGTTAAATTTGGTACATTTTCTGCAAACTCCATTTCGAATGGAATGTCTGTTGACGATGTTAAATgatcagcttgatgtgaacaatcGAGTACAACTATTGCACAGTTATCAGTAGAAGTTTTATAATCTATATCTGTACCATGCTCAGCATGAATTCCTAAATTAAAATAGCTAGGTGCAAAATCTAAAAACATTTTGTACAAAAGTTGTTTGTTTCCATTTAGTCGATCATATGGTGAATATTCACTATTTAAGAAAAGTTAAACATCATGCAATTTGCACAAATCAAAATTGGACATTGTCTTTGACATTACATTTTCCCTGTTGGTCTGAAAtgctaatattacaaattgtGGTGTGTCAGCCTTTGATGCGGTCTTTATCGTCCAAACAGTTGAAGTTGAACTGGGTAATTGCGGGTATTCATGAATATCCCATTTTctgaacacaattttcaatggCCTATCCTGATCGACAatttctagaaatttcaatcttaaatgATCATCTACATGTATATAAGGAACTTTCCAAAGCagttttgttatttccaatgacattGTTGTAGCATTAGAAGATTTAATACAATTAACATCTGTTGCCGATCTCAATCGTACAAGCTCTTGTCTCATAATCAAAATCACGTGTTGAAAATCCTCAAAAAATGGTAGAAGTAATTTTAATGGCACACAAAATGCAAAGCTATTATCACTAAGTGTTAATCCTTCCTTATTGAATCCTGCTAGCtcatatgtatttttattgatttgttttttcACTAAATATGCTTTTATAGATGAAGTAATACCCACTAGACGACACTTCGCAACAACTGTATCTGCCAATTCAAATTGTATCTCATCAAACATATGTTCTACTGCATTTGAGTTGAGCGTATATTGTGCATCATTGAGTgagtcttctttttcttttcccagCTTTTTACATGTAATGTTTCCTTCAACAATAAGAGAAGATTTGGCAACTGGAGAAATAAGATCATGTGATGATTTTGAAATGTGAATCTCatcattattatgaaatttcaaatcaccatATGGAGCATGAGTgtgataatcaaattttgttatatctgaataatagtgtATATCTTGTTCAACATTTAGTTTGTCGCTAATTGCGGCTGCGTGTGTTAATGACATATTCTCAATTTACTTTAAAACCaagcttttctaaaaaccttgctcGATTATGTGTTATCAGTTTCACAGACTGATAAGTACTAAGCGGCAGTGGCTGACGACTAGCAGACCTACTTGCACCTGGCGCTAGGTTATAAATAACGAAACccattctttctttctctcgctTGTGTTGTTCACACACAACtaatgcacacacacacacacagacacacacacacacacatcgttCTCACACACCTAGCATTCATCTtccctctatctctctctccttccATCCAATGTGAACTCTTATTCTTATACTATCGCCGCAgaaatcaactagtttaccATTCTGATCAACTATCTGAATTTCAATAGATTAAATTCTATGTGtgttcaatgaaaaataaataatttgatttggcaattcatttattaggaaaccaggtgcaacctttggaagaaattcaaaaattgtatgaacCTCTTCTCCATTCTGATAACTACCGCATGCTAGATTACAACTAATCTGGAACGATGTTATATTCGTGATGCACACTAATCATTTAGAATAATGTCATTCATTTGCTActagaatttctctatcaaaaccaagtatatCAGCTAGTGAAGTGCTCATTGTTAAATTAACATCTTTATCCActttcaattcacatagcaTTGTCGTATTATTCCTCTGTAGAATGAGATTTGAACTATCAACATTTAATTTTCTTTGatcattcatataagcataccaCCTGTCTAgtccatcatcaaataattttgttgttttataattcattttagattgaacacatagtcttatataagataatatatgtgcTTTATAAGCGGTTAAATTGGCAGTACTGCTGCTGTCTTTTACTGTTTGGTTACTGTTTTCaacactactactactactactactacacaGTGTAAAAAGTGATATCATACTAATTGtgtatattatgaatgtaacaataattatttcataaccTGTCTtcattgctgctgctgctgctgctgcaactGCTACTGACAAACTAAGTTTGCATGTATTCACTGTGCGTGACTGAGGTCTTTGACTATAAATAGACAAGTACAACAATGATTGCACATCAGTTGTTGTTACACACACAAGGTTGCACGTTGGCAGACACGCACGCAAGGTAAGTTAACaacaacatatatatatatatatatatatatatatatatatatatatatatatatttatttatttatttatttatttacaaaagtttacaaaatttttaaaaatttacaaatatttgTTACAGCTCACGCTGTAACAATTTAACAACAGAGTGTTGACCTGGTACATGTTCGACTGACATGATTAAATTCAGAcatgaattataaaatgaatggaCATTTGCACGCGTAATTGCCGCTGCAAATTTCTGCGGCAGGAAggttttaatttcatcatcctCATTTGCCCGTCGTCCCACATTTACAACTCTAATAATTACACAATCCTGATTACAGGAGCGCACAATTCGCACCCCTATAACAGGATAACAGGATTCTAACAATTCTAAAAAATGTTTGAGCGCAATTGTGCGACGACAGGGTTGGTTGCACAACCTATCTAAAGTTGCGAAATTGAACTCTTCCTGCTGTGCAGCAACTATGGGTGCATATGGTTGATGTCTGCTGGTTGATGGTGCGATGGCGGGGGGAGGCAGCACTGCTCAGGCTGGTTGGTATGCTGAACGGGCAGGGGGGAATGCTGGCTGGGGGGAGACTGGCAGTGGTGAGGGTGGCGCGAACGATGTGGCTGGAGATGATGGTCCGGCGGGGGGAGGCAGCACTGCTCGGGCTGGTTGGTATGCCGGACAGGCAGGGGGGAATGTGGGCTGGGGGGAGACTGACAGTGGTGAGGGTGACGCGAATGATGTGgctggagatgatgatgatgatgatgatgggatggcCTGTCCTAGTTGATTGgctggagatgatgatgatgttgggATGGCCTGACCtagttgatgatgattgaatgcATCCTCACTGATATAAAGTAAAattgaatcatcatcatcaaatagGTCAGGCAAAGCTGCCAAAGAAATTGAGTGCAACTCTTGCTCCAGCATCGCCATCGCGCCATCCTCAGTCCATTCTTCTTGTGCTGACTGAAAAACAAACAGaacacataataatattttattatttttctttttcagttgCTGACTAAAAATGTTGCCGCAAGCAAGAAAGTGTTGTATTCATTgtatggatgatgatgatgatacagATGAGAATAAAGCGGTAAATTACTTTAAAGAAATAGATAGGTTTGACTCATTTTTTGATGGTAATAAAACGATTAGGAAACACCAGTATCCTAAACTCAATCATCTAACAGAAgcagttttcttttttttaaagTGCACGAtagaacaaaatgtgttttttgcAATGTAGTTTTGGAAAATTTGGAAGACACTGATTAGGCTATTTTTGAGCACAAAAAATGGTCACTCAAATTCggtttcataaataattttcttgttGGCAATATTAGAACAACaacttttcagaaaaaaacagaTTATGATGTGCAATACGAacgtgaaaattcatttatgaaaatagaCTGTTTGccgaaaaatttcaaacagcttGCAACTGACGGTTTTTACTAtagaattgatttttcaaatttgaatggaTTTGGTCTTATTTGCAGTGCATGTCGTATGTGGGCAGACATATCGATCAATCAATACCAATTGTTTGATCTACATATACAATCATCGCCAAATTgtgaatttgtaaaaaaaagaacaatgagtaaagaagaagaagaagaagaagaagaagaagaagaagaagaagaagaagaagaagaatgttaaCAGCAGTGTTTTAGTATTTATATAACAGTAGAGTTTAgtttgtagaagaagaagactatcGACAGTGCTAGCAAAGAAAACTATTCTATGTGTAGAAGAAGACTGATTAGTTTGCTACACAGTATCAAACAAAACTTGTATGGAACTTACATTGATTTCGGCGGCGCTGGTGCTGATTGGTGCAGGAGTGTTTGTTGAAGTTTCACGATTCatagctgctgctgctgctgaacTGATACTGACAGATGGGTAGCAGATTTTTGCGATTATATATTATCCACTTGATGAATATAGAAGGCAAGAATAACTAAAAAGTATATCTGTTTGATGCATAATATgttgtatgcaaaatttcagtACAGATGCTTTATCAGCTTGAGGAAAAATAATGGCTAAGTTGTTTGCACCTTGCAAATTTCGTTGCAAAGAACTGTAACGGAATCAACATCTGTCAAAGTAACAGCTGTGAGAAAGTTATTGTGCATATTATAATCGCAATCAATATGTTGTGTGTGTTTGAGTAGTGGCAATATAAAAGCATTGTCTGCCATGTTTTTGCTTGCATTCGTTTGTTGTGATTCGATTACGTTTGTTGCAAAAGtcattgtgtgtgtgtgtgtgtgctaaTGGATTCACAGCAATCGCCAgaaacagcagcagcagctgcTGCAGCAGCATCAACCTTCACgtaagtaaaaaatattttatctaatcATTGATTGtttttacaaactgaaaatatttgtgaaaaagCAGCAAGCAAATACATTGACATGCTTGAAGTTCCATTGTGAAGATTATATTGCCTTGCTCTAAACTGTAAATATTTGTGCAAGTAAATTTTATCTGTTCATTCCATACGATTGCAAATGTATACAtctacaaacacacacacacaaacacacacacacatgcacacacacacacacacacacacacacacacacacacacacacacacacacacacacacacacacacacacacatatatacacacacacatacacacatttcattctatttgtttgttgtttccagatgggatgaggaggaggtggtggtggtggtggcagaggaggtggtggaggagataATGGACTATGAAGGCGATAAGACGGCTGACTGCACTTCACCACCAGCAAAACTTTTTTGCCCAACACCAAAACCGATTCGATTAGACCAGAGGTGTTGGTATCAAAAACATGGTGTCGGAAGAGGACGACGAAtcttcacgccagctgaggagGGGGTGCAGTTGCAGAAACCATTGACCAGTAGTTGGTCTAGTGAGCAGGGACTGGATGCACCTGCAATTTTGTGCAACAACACGTGTGCTGCAAAGGACGAAGCCAGCAACAACAAAAACAGCAATAAAGAAAACATCAATCCACAAACAACTTTCAAGCGGTGAGAAATTTCctattattactactactactactactacttcaaGTAATTAATGGATTATACAATTGAAAGAATAACTAGCATTAATTCGAGCGCAATACGATATAGtcttttatttagaaaaatatttattgatgttgTTCAAACACTACTGCGAATTTTGAAACCTAAACTAATTGAACTAATTGTTGAAGAAAGTGAACATTTTGACGGAAATATTGAATGGTATTTTGTAACAactgttttattgaaaaaagtaaatgttGATAACAATCGACAGGAAATTATTGAAACTACAACAAATGCATCATTCTATAGTTTTACGTCTGTGTTAGTTAATGTTGATGAACATTTAGATGAGTTGCAAGATCAGTTTATTAGAGGTgtagaaaaaatagaattgacACTTGACAAATTTATAAGATACGGTAGTGGATGGAATGTTGTTAGAATTATTTCCCttgattcaaatattattcattataatccTTTAACTGGCGGAAATAGCACATATATTGAAACACCTGCTTCCATTAAAGCAAAAAAGCCATTATAAATGTACAGAACAGAAACGATAGCAAATGTTTTCTATGGAGCGTACTTAGCTATTTTCATTTTAGATGTAGCAGTATGACTGTTGATTATCttaaacaatttgaaaacaCACTAAATTTGACCGGTATAAAGTTTCCTACCACAGTGCAtgacattaaaaaatttgaattacaaaatgTGAACATATCAATCACTGTGATTGCCTATGATTCAAGTAACAATAAGTTTTTCCTGTACCGTTGTTCAATTTATAGACAATGCaaacacaaaataaatcttttacTCTTGTCAAATGATACAACACCGAAAAAATGGCTCTATGTTCTGATAAACACACGTCAAGGGTATAATGGTTTGTCACGACTACTGAGCCACCTTTTGTCATCACATACTGGACAAGTGTTTATTTGCCcattttgtttcaataaattcacaACTAATAGACAAGCAAATTGTGACGGAAAAGCAAATTTAGACAAGCACATGGATTTGTGCTCAACATTTGCTATACAAAAAACAATACTGCCTAAACAGGGTGAAATTTTGAAGTTCAGCAACTATTTGtacactttgaaaaataaatacattgcaTTTGctgattttgaaagttttattgtaccaacaaataatgatgatgatgttgatgatgctGATTTGCTTGGAACTGATATAAGGAATAGCTTTACaaggaaaacacaaaaacacgTTGCTTGCGGttactcatttattattttagatgaaTTAGGTGAAATATTTTACGGTCCACGCATCTATAGAGCTACAAGTGTTGgtgagaaaattgttgaaaaatttctaGATGAAATCATAGCCATAGGTCAAAACTGTTCTTTTGATATGCAACGCAAAGTGCCAGTGATTGAACTGAATGAACAACAATTATTAGATTTTAACAATAGTAAAAACTGTTTTTTGTGCAATGATGAATTTAAAGACAACGATATTCGATGCAGACATCATTGGCATATGACTGGCTTGTATCTCAGTGCAACGCACAAGACTTGTAATTTAAATGCAAAAGCACCGTCATTCTTAAactgttttttttataatttttgcgGATATGAGTCATTTCATTGTAAAGGCTTTAGCAGGACGAGAGGAAAAAATTCATTGTATTGCAAACTCATCGGAAAAGTTCCTCACAATTACAGTAGATCGGGTAAGATTTCTTGATAGCTATCAATTTTTGTGCTCAAGTCTACAGACACTTGTTGCCAATCTTGCAAGTGATAGAgaaaacattgaaacaaatttcaaaGTGATGTGTAGCAAATTCAACGAAAAAGAACAACAATTGTTATTACACAAGGGTGTCTACCCCTATGAATAACATTAAAatgtttaaacatttgaacattcaaacatttaacatttaaacatttgaacattaaacatttaaaacatttaacatttaaacattgaaacattgaaacattaaacatttaaacattaaacattaaacattaaaacatttgaacattttaacttttgaacattttaacattgaaacattgaaacattgaaacattgaaacatttaaacattaaacatttaaacattgaacatttaaacatttaaacatttaaacatttaaacatttaaaacacaACCCTAatctcttttattatatagattagaaTGGAATTACAGGTCAGAAATCTGTATCCTATTGAGTAGGTTAATACATTGTCATAATACAACGTATTGTAGTGTTTTGCTAGAAGCAACCTTAGGGTACTGTAGTAGtagtagtgaatttgaattaagCTCCTTCAGTCAGGGAacgtaatg
Coding sequences within it:
- the LOC120354612 gene encoding lysine-rich arabinogalactan protein 19-like, which translates into the protein MNRETSTNTPAPISTSAAEINSAQEEWTEDGAMAMLEQELHSISLAALPDLFDDDDSILLYISEDAFNHHQLGQAIPTSSSSPANQLGQAIPSSSSSSSPATSFASPSPLSVSPQPTFPPACPAYQPARAVLPPPAGPSSPATSFAPPSPLPVSPQPAFPPARSAYQPA